The Nostoc sp. 'Lobaria pulmonaria (5183) cyanobiont' genome window below encodes:
- a CDS encoding tetratricopeptide repeat protein → MTEVIRSGGLNNIESIEFEERCLEKARETGDRNREVISLGSLGNAYQSLGEYHLAIEFYQQWLDIAREIGDRLEEAKSLSGLGNAYQSLGKYQRAIEFYHQWLSITRKIGDRTGEGISLGSLGNTYEYLGKYEQAIEFYQQWLSLTKKTGDWTGEGLCLGSLGNTYESLGSYQLAIEFYQQWLGLAKFISDRNGQSMALSGLGGAYKALGKYQRAFEFYQRSLEIRRNLDDRNQEANAWFNLGLVLEKINRESEAMNAFCNAREIYHAMGLDASLQDCNHAIEFLSQNVATFASAFWFRKWLSHLSQSIKNVYK, encoded by the coding sequence ATGACAGAAGTAATAAGATCCGGGGGACTAAATAATATTGAGTCCATTGAGTTTGAAGAGCGGTGTTTAGAAAAAGCCAGAGAAACAGGCGATCGCAATCGGGAAGTCATTTCTTTGGGAAGTTTGGGCAATGCTTATCAGTCACTCGGCGAGTACCACCTAGCAATTGAGTTTTATCAACAGTGGTTAGATATAGCTAGAGAAATAGGCGATCGCTTAGAAGAAGCCAAATCTTTATCTGGATTGGGTAACGCTTACCAATCACTAGGCAAATACCAGCGAGCGATTGAATTTTATCACCAGTGGTTGAGTATTACCAGGAAAATAGGCGATCGCACTGGGGAAGGCATAAGCTTGGGAAGTTTGGGCAATACTTATGAATACCTGGGTAAGTACGAGCAAGCGATAGAGTTTTACCAACAATGGTTGAGTCTAACCAAGAAAACAGGCGATTGGACTGGGGAAGGTCTTTGCCTGGGAAGTTTGGGCAATACTTATGAATCATTGGGATCTTACCAACTAGCAATTGAATTTTACCAACAATGGTTAGGGCTGGCAAAATTCATCAGCGATCGCAATGGTCAAAGTATGGCCTTAAGTGGATTGGGCGGTGCTTATAAGGCTTTAGGAAAGTATCAAAGGGCGTTTGAGTTTTATCAGCGTTCATTAGAGATCAGAAGGAATCTTGATGACCGAAATCAGGAAGCAAACGCCTGGTTTAATTTGGGTTTAGTGTTAGAAAAAATCAATCGAGAATCAGAAGCGATGAATGCCTTTTGCAATGCTCGTGAAATTTATCATGCAATGGGACTTGATGCCAGCCTGCAAGATTGTAACCATGCCATTGAGTTTCTTTCTCAAAATGTTGCAACTTTCGCATCTGCCTTCTGGTTTAGGAAATGGTTAAGTCATTTGTCGCAGTCGATCAAAAATGTTTATAAATGA
- a CDS encoding KTSC domain-containing protein, translating into MKLSKVDLSSLVAIAHSDGYLQLLLDRGNELEFLEIPAPIQAYEGLQELNEAIAETTALPFEEEPIVMLPVVSSMAMAVGYDHNEQILQVEFQSGAVYQYLGVDEDTWEDLHSSDSIGSFFNQEIKGRYDCDRLDNAD; encoded by the coding sequence ATGAAGCTATCTAAGGTAGACTTGAGCAGTTTAGTAGCGATCGCTCACTCTGATGGATATTTGCAGTTGTTGCTCGACCGAGGTAACGAACTAGAGTTTTTGGAAATTCCGGCCCCGATACAAGCTTATGAAGGATTGCAAGAACTGAACGAGGCGATCGCCGAAACGACTGCATTACCCTTTGAAGAAGAACCAATTGTCATGCTACCAGTTGTCTCATCAATGGCTATGGCTGTAGGCTACGATCACAACGAACAGATTTTGCAAGTTGAGTTTCAAAGTGGAGCGGTTTATCAGTACTTAGGCGTAGACGAGGATACTTGGGAAGATTTACATTCCTCTGACTCAATTGGCAGCTTTTTCAATCAAGAGATTAAAGGTAGATATGACTGCGATCGTCTAGATAATGCAGATTAA
- a CDS encoding molybdenum cofactor biosynthesis protein MoaE produces MTTTLTSAVKPRAEDSFAITFAPLSLEEIYAKSDDPANGAVVVMSGMVRNQTDGKPVIALEYQAYEPMALRIFYQIAADIRLSMSDVNRVAIYHRVGRLQVGEISVLVAVGSPHRSEAFEACQYAIDTLKHEAPIWKKEHWEDGSSTWVSVGACETSGENC; encoded by the coding sequence ATGACAACCACACTTACCTCTGCTGTTAAACCAAGAGCCGAAGATAGTTTTGCCATTACCTTTGCGCCGTTATCTCTGGAAGAAATCTATGCTAAATCTGACGATCCAGCCAATGGTGCTGTGGTTGTGATGAGTGGTATGGTTCGCAATCAAACCGATGGTAAACCTGTGATTGCTCTAGAGTATCAAGCTTATGAACCGATGGCATTGCGGATATTTTATCAAATTGCTGCTGATATTCGCTTATCTATGTCTGATGTGAATCGAGTTGCGATTTATCATCGCGTTGGACGTTTGCAAGTTGGGGAAATCAGCGTTTTAGTAGCTGTGGGTTCTCCTCATCGGAGTGAGGCGTTTGAAGCTTGCCAATATGCTATTGATACACTCAAACATGAAGCACCCATTTGGAAGAAAGAACATTGGGAAGATGGTTCTAGCACTTGGGTGAGTGTTGGTGCGTGTGAAACATCAGGAGAAAATTGTTGA
- a CDS encoding VOC family protein — MKLNAVHHIQVTYPFEVEEAMLSFYSEVLGLTEIARPDIIKNDSGAWYKLGDIELHVSREKNANNQASRRHFCFQVDNLNAFEEHLKEHGIEIIPDQRPLPGCVRFFLRDPGGNRIEIAEFVLSTNIN; from the coding sequence ATGAAGCTTAATGCAGTTCATCATATTCAAGTAACCTATCCTTTTGAAGTGGAGGAAGCAATGCTATCTTTCTACAGCGAAGTTTTGGGACTGACTGAAATTGCCAGACCTGATATCATCAAAAATGATTCAGGAGCGTGGTACAAGTTGGGAGACATTGAACTGCACGTTAGTAGAGAGAAAAACGCCAATAACCAAGCATCTAGACGGCATTTTTGTTTCCAAGTTGATAACTTGAACGCCTTTGAAGAACACCTAAAAGAGCATGGGATAGAAATTATTCCCGATCAACGACCACTTCCAGGATGCGTGCGGTTTTTCCTCCGAGATCCCGGCGGGAATCGTATAGAGATTGCAGAGTTCGTTTTGTCAACAAATATCAATTAA
- a CDS encoding GNAT family acetyltransferase, translated as MNIRPYQESDAELVSALWDEVFPNNPSHSSPKLVISQKLAVQPELFFVTEINFVIVGTIMAGYDGHRGWLYTVAVSPQYQPQGIGSKLVQHAEKELIAMGCLKINLQVRVSNAEAVEFYKKLGYLVEERISMGKLVV; from the coding sequence ATGAATATAAGACCATATCAAGAATCTGATGCTGAATTAGTCAGCGCTTTGTGGGATGAGGTGTTTCCTAATAACCCGTCGCACAGCAGCCCAAAATTGGTAATCAGTCAGAAGCTTGCTGTACAGCCTGAGTTGTTTTTCGTTACTGAGATTAACTTTGTAATTGTAGGCACTATCATGGCAGGATATGACGGGCATCGCGGTTGGCTATACACAGTTGCGGTCAGTCCTCAGTATCAACCGCAGGGTATTGGTAGCAAGCTAGTGCAGCACGCAGAGAAGGAATTGATAGCGATGGGATGCCTCAAAATCAATCTCCAAGTTCGTGTCTCCAACGCAGAAGCAGTTGAGTTTTATAAAAAACTTGGCTATCTCGTAGAAGAACGCATCAGTATGGGAAAGCTTGTCGTATAG
- the ssuD gene encoding alkanesulfonate monooxygenase has protein sequence MEVFWYLPTQGDERYLGTTIGRRPATYPYMQQIAQAVDKLGYGGMLIGTGQKQDTWIVATSLISVTERLRFLVAFRPAIMSPSLAVRMAATFDQISNGRIILNVVTGGDTKELAKDGIFLDHDQRYDLTDEFLTIWRSLMQGEEVSYSGRHLQVQGAKLQFSPVQKPYPTLYFGGSSDAALQVAAKHIDVYLTWGEPPNRVAQKITKVRRLAAEQGRTVRFGIRMHVIVRETTQKAWDAANELIQYVDDETIAAAHQRFTQSESEGQRRMAQLHNGEVASGTLRERQNLEISPNLWAGVGLVRGGAGTALVGDPETVAARMLEYTDL, from the coding sequence ATGGAAGTTTTTTGGTATTTGCCGACACAGGGAGATGAGCGTTATTTAGGTACTACAATCGGCAGGCGACCAGCCACTTATCCCTATATGCAGCAAATAGCTCAGGCTGTTGATAAATTGGGCTATGGTGGGATGTTGATTGGTACTGGACAAAAACAAGATACTTGGATTGTAGCTACTTCGTTAATTTCAGTTACAGAACGCTTGCGGTTTCTTGTAGCCTTTCGTCCAGCAATTATGTCGCCTTCTTTGGCAGTCAGGATGGCTGCGACTTTTGACCAGATTTCTAACGGTCGAATTATTCTGAATGTTGTCACTGGTGGCGACACAAAAGAACTTGCTAAAGATGGGATTTTCTTAGATCACGATCAGCGTTATGATCTCACGGATGAGTTTTTGACAATTTGGCGATCGCTCATGCAAGGTGAAGAAGTAAGCTATAGTGGTCGCCACTTGCAAGTTCAAGGCGCAAAACTCCAATTTTCTCCCGTACAAAAGCCTTACCCCACCTTATATTTTGGTGGTTCTTCAGATGCCGCTCTCCAAGTTGCTGCCAAACACATTGATGTGTATTTAACTTGGGGTGAACCACCAAATCGAGTTGCTCAAAAGATTACAAAGGTACGCCGATTAGCAGCAGAACAAGGTAGAACAGTCCGCTTTGGGATTCGGATGCACGTCATAGTCCGCGAAACTACGCAAAAAGCTTGGGATGCAGCTAATGAACTGATTCAGTATGTGGATGATGAAACCATAGCAGCTGCACATCAGCGATTTACTCAGTCTGAATCAGAAGGGCAACGCCGCATGGCCCAACTGCACAATGGCGAGGTTGCCTCCGGCACGCTACGCGAACGCCAAAACTTAGAAATTAGCCCCAACTTATGGGCAGGTGTTGGCTTAGTGCGTGGGGGCGCTGGGACTGCCTTAGTCGGAGATCCAGAGACAGTTGCAGCGCGAATGTTAGAATATACCGATTTATGA
- the cobG gene encoding precorrin-3B synthase, producing MVSGFATCPGLFYATPAADGILSRVRIPGGIISSQQCRAIADIAEQHGGGYIDVTNRANLQVREIRTGINAEVLKYLQKMGLGSDNTLVDQIRNIMTSPTAGIDPQELIDTRPFVQGWDDYITAHPALSGLSAKFSVCFDGGGIIQVGDRLNDITFAAVLINDNVYFCLYLSVGEKGQPPSDTGILLPPEDCLPVLAALADVYLAYSHTPSKRRLRLRELLNTLGCENYLQEVEQRLPFPLLCSEIRKDLLPQQGKREKYHHIGIHPQRQQGLFYIGVVLPLGRLESRQMRGLADLATKYGSAIRLTPWQNLLLTDIPQQWVADVQSEIAFLGLDSSATNIKTGLVACSGKKGCAASATDTKSHALTLAEYLETRITLDYPVNIHFSGCEKSCAQHSKSDITLLGVSFNADNETVEGYHIYVGDSKHKFGRELYQYVTFAELPALIERMLYVYKIQRLNSDESFGEFANRYPPAQLQQLFNKY from the coding sequence TTGGTTTCTGGATTTGCCACTTGTCCTGGCTTGTTTTATGCTACTCCCGCCGCAGATGGTATATTATCTCGCGTTAGAATACCAGGTGGAATTATTAGTAGTCAGCAATGCCGTGCGATCGCAGATATAGCAGAACAGCATGGTGGCGGCTATATAGATGTGACTAATCGAGCCAACCTGCAAGTTCGTGAAATCCGCACGGGGATAAATGCTGAGGTTCTGAAGTACCTCCAAAAGATGGGATTGGGTTCTGACAATACTCTTGTAGACCAAATCCGCAATATTATGACCAGTCCAACTGCTGGTATCGATCCCCAGGAATTAATCGACACTCGCCCTTTTGTCCAAGGTTGGGATGATTATATTACAGCACATCCGGCGCTTTCGGGACTCTCGGCAAAATTTAGCGTTTGCTTTGATGGTGGTGGGATAATTCAGGTGGGCGATCGCTTGAATGATATCACCTTTGCAGCTGTCTTAATTAACGATAATGTTTACTTTTGCCTCTATCTCAGTGTCGGCGAGAAGGGTCAACCGCCCAGCGATACGGGAATTTTGTTACCACCAGAGGACTGTTTGCCTGTCTTAGCAGCTTTGGCGGATGTCTATCTAGCTTATAGTCATACTCCGAGTAAACGGCGGCTACGTTTGAGAGAGTTATTGAATACTTTGGGTTGTGAAAATTATCTCCAAGAAGTTGAGCAGCGTCTACCTTTCCCCCTTTTATGCAGTGAAATAAGAAAAGACCTACTCCCCCAGCAAGGCAAGAGGGAAAAATATCACCATATTGGCATTCATCCCCAACGTCAGCAAGGCTTATTTTACATTGGTGTTGTCTTGCCCCTTGGTCGATTGGAGAGTAGACAGATGCGGGGTTTAGCAGATTTAGCAACGAAATACGGTAGTGCAATCAGGCTAACCCCTTGGCAAAATTTGCTCCTTACAGATATTCCTCAGCAATGGGTTGCTGATGTCCAAAGTGAAATTGCTTTCTTAGGATTAGATTCCTCTGCAACCAACATCAAAACTGGATTAGTTGCCTGTTCTGGAAAAAAGGGTTGCGCCGCTTCTGCTACGGATACCAAAAGTCATGCGTTGACATTAGCAGAGTATCTTGAAACTCGCATTACTCTCGATTACCCAGTTAATATCCACTTTAGCGGCTGCGAAAAATCTTGTGCCCAACATAGCAAGAGTGATATTACTCTGCTTGGTGTCAGCTTCAATGCTGACAATGAAACTGTGGAAGGATATCACATTTATGTTGGTGACAGCAAGCATAAATTCGGACGCGAACTATATCAATATGTAACTTTTGCCGAACTACCTGCATTAATAGAGCGGATGCTATATGTATATAAAATTCAACGCTTAAATTCTGATGAGTCCTTTGGGGAATTTGCTAATCGATATCCACCAGCACAATTACAGCAGTTATTTAATAAATACTGA
- a CDS encoding precorrin-8X methylmutase codes for MPDYIRDANEIYRNSFAIIRSEANLDVLPPDVAKVAVRLIHACGMTDIVTDLGYSPTAVQSARAALAAGAPILCDCRMVADGVTKRRLSANNQVICTLNEPEVPELAQSMGTTRSAAALELWRSHLKGSVIAIGNAPTALFRLLEMLDAGAPKPAIILGFPVGFVGAAESKAALAADSINVPFLTLHGRRGGSAIAAAAVNALATEEE; via the coding sequence ATGCCCGACTATATCCGAGATGCCAACGAAATTTACCGTAATTCCTTTGCAATCATCCGGTCAGAAGCGAACTTAGATGTGTTGCCACCGGATGTAGCAAAAGTTGCTGTGCGTCTAATTCATGCCTGTGGGATGACGGATATTGTCACTGACTTGGGATATTCACCAACAGCAGTACAATCCGCAAGGGCAGCATTAGCCGCAGGAGCGCCAATTCTGTGCGATTGCCGGATGGTTGCCGATGGCGTTACCAAACGGCGGTTGTCTGCAAACAATCAAGTTATCTGTACCCTCAACGAGCCAGAAGTGCCAGAACTTGCCCAGAGTATGGGTACTACAAGGTCGGCAGCAGCTTTAGAATTATGGCGATCGCACCTAAAAGGCTCAGTAATCGCAATTGGCAATGCGCCCACCGCCCTGTTCAGACTGCTAGAAATGCTCGATGCAGGAGCGCCCAAACCTGCGATTATCTTAGGCTTTCCAGTGGGGTTTGTTGGTGCAGCAGAATCAAAAGCTGCATTGGCAGCAGACAGCATAAATGTACCATTTTTAACCTTACACGGTCGGCGCGGTGGGAGTGCGATCGCGGCAGCAGCAGTTAACGCCCTGGCAACGGAGGAAGAATGA
- a CDS encoding precorrin-2 C(20)-methyltransferase: MQPKGKGRLYGIGVGPGDPELLTLKALRLLRAAPVVAYQSATDKESIARAIVAQYLPGNQIEVLFHLPRALEPEKAKSIYDQEIQPIADHLAAGRDVVVLCEGDPFFYGSFMYLFTRLCDQYETEVVPGVSSLMACPVALGVPFTYYTDILTVLPAPLPAEELTTHLLMTDAAAIMKLGRHFTKVRDILHKLGLASRARYIERASTSQQRIVPLDEVNPDEVPYFSMIVIPTKNRL, encoded by the coding sequence ATGCAACCCAAAGGTAAAGGTCGTCTCTATGGAATTGGTGTCGGCCCAGGCGATCCCGAACTATTGACCCTCAAAGCGCTGCGGTTATTACGTGCGGCTCCTGTAGTAGCCTATCAATCAGCCACAGATAAAGAAAGTATTGCTAGAGCGATCGTCGCGCAGTATCTTCCTGGCAATCAAATCGAGGTGCTATTTCACCTCCCCCGCGCTTTAGAACCAGAAAAAGCAAAGTCTATTTATGACCAGGAAATTCAACCAATCGCCGACCATTTAGCAGCCGGTCGAGATGTTGTGGTGCTATGCGAGGGCGATCCATTTTTCTATGGCTCATTTATGTACCTGTTCACGCGGTTATGCGACCAGTACGAAACAGAAGTTGTCCCTGGAGTTTCTTCGCTGATGGCTTGTCCGGTAGCCTTGGGTGTACCTTTCACCTACTACACTGATATTCTCACCGTCTTACCAGCGCCATTACCAGCAGAAGAACTGACTACACATCTGCTGATGACCGATGCAGCGGCAATAATGAAACTAGGTCGTCACTTTACCAAAGTACGAGATATCTTGCATAAATTAGGGTTAGCATCACGGGCAAGATATATTGAGCGGGCATCAACATCACAGCAACGCATCGTACCCCTGGATGAAGTTAATCCAGATGAAGTACCCTATTTCTCAATGATTGTGATTCCTACCAAGAATCGACTATAG
- a CDS encoding PHP domain-containing protein → MVVNLARTTASAELLKQVFSNIDAHSCPRLFNFHMHTVHSDGRLQPSALIEQAIAIGLKGLAITDHHGIIGYQAALAWLEDWKWNNPDATIPHLWSGVEINANLLNIEVHILAYAFATEHPSMKPYLQRRASTGQEYQASNVIAAIHEAGGLAVLAHPARYKRSLFDLIPAAAQKGIDGVETFYAYNNPNPWKPSTSESEQVQKLADEYFLFNTCGTDSHGLSLLQRL, encoded by the coding sequence ATGGTTGTAAATTTGGCCCGTACTACAGCTTCGGCAGAACTTTTGAAGCAAGTATTTAGTAACATTGATGCACATAGTTGTCCAAGGTTATTCAACTTTCACATGCACACTGTCCACTCGGATGGAAGGTTGCAGCCAAGTGCATTGATCGAGCAGGCGATCGCTATTGGGCTAAAAGGGTTAGCCATCACCGATCATCATGGTATTATCGGCTATCAAGCGGCCCTTGCTTGGTTAGAAGATTGGAAGTGGAATAATCCTGATGCAACCATTCCTCACCTGTGGAGTGGCGTAGAAATCAATGCCAACCTTTTAAATATAGAAGTTCACATTTTGGCTTATGCTTTTGCAACAGAACACCCTAGTATGAAACCCTATCTGCAAAGAAGGGCGAGTACAGGCCAAGAATATCAGGCAAGTAACGTGATTGCCGCTATTCATGAAGCTGGGGGATTGGCAGTTCTGGCTCATCCAGCTCGTTACAAGCGATCGCTTTTCGATTTAATTCCAGCTGCGGCGCAAAAGGGGATCGATGGTGTGGAAACTTTCTACGCTTACAATAACCCTAACCCCTGGAAACCCAGCACCTCGGAATCAGAACAAGTGCAAAAGTTAGCTGATGAATACTTTCTTTTCAATACCTGTGGTACTGACAGCCACGGTTTGAGCCTACTACAACGCTTGTAA